In the genome of Arachis hypogaea cultivar Tifrunner chromosome 9, arahy.Tifrunner.gnm2.J5K5, whole genome shotgun sequence, the window aaaaaaaaaaaaacaagaaagaataAGTCTATTAACTCAACTCAATCCTATTAGCTAATAGTTAGTTCCAAAGGTAAGAGTTTATTAAAAGCTAATTCTAGAGAGATAACAATTGTCTCAATAATAATAAACACCGCAAAATTATATCCTTAATGGATGTAagctttttaatattttgttattttgttaaaTCTATAAAGTAATGTAAAGAAAAACTGATTtgttttttacaaatttttaaaagttCTTAGAAATTTACATCGTAACCAATatttaatataagaaaaaaaattcaaaacttaattagaaaaacattaaaaatcaaaactaaaaaaaaggaCTTTATACTATATTTTTTTGACAATCTTCTATTATAATATTAACTGAAATTGATGTTATAATGTTAGTTCtttaacattattaaaaaaataataataaagatagaCAACAGTTTTAACCCTTGTAGAAAGGCTACttacttcattagcaaagaaGATCGATGCGGTCCTTTTTGTAATTATTGAAGTTGTAGACCCATGAGTTGCAAACAAAGTAAATGCTTCCATGGTTTGGGATGTCTTCAAGAGTCACACTAACGAGGAAGAACTCAGTTTGCATGTAGTTTTTGAGATAAATTACTGCTTGAATTCCAAACTCAGCATCATATTCAAAATAAATATCGTATGCTTCTTATGCCTTGCTCCCATTGTGGGCAAGGTTGGAAGATGATTCTCTACATAACTTTCCTTTCCAATTTTTCCATTtcccttttcttaaaaaaaaaacggagaaaataataaataaattttttattttttatttttaaaattttttttattaagtttaattataaataaatttttatttttgtaaatgctggaaaaaaaacatataaagtCCTCTAGCTAGCAATAGTTTAAGTGTTTGTTTGGGTCACattaaattgataataaaaaaaaaattattttttagcgtgtttgataattttttaatagtaaaaataaaaacactacaaacaataataacaacaagcATTATTCCATTAGGTGGAGTCAACTACATGAATTAAACGATATTATTAAGCTCTGTCAAGTATTATGTCTACAGAAAAACCGtttacatgtaaaaaaaataaaaaataaaaaatattaaaaataaaaacactaaaaaaataaaaatatttttttgagaatttataatttatacattttatataataaataaataaaaaatatttttatattattatatccaaacataattaataaataaaaagatttttttacataaaatatctaaatataaattaacttttactagatgtttttaataaaaaaaataactcaaaaaaaatcttaaaaattcaatCAAACAGATCCTAAATCTAGGATTGAATAACATATGTGTCTTCTGTTTATTGAGATCAGAGACTTATTTATAGTGTTCTCAACAAATTATAATAAACTAAGAATTTGCAATGATATTGAACTTTGTTTGTTTGCGCTcctaacgttaaaaaaaaaaaaaaaattgttttcaaaagaattatttatttttttagattatttatttCATCAAAGAAATGATAATGAGAAAGATATGAACACACCATCAGTCTTGGTAGCATTGATCAACTTAAGGGAAATTTGTTGGCTGAAGACGGAAGTGACATTATCAACTGTGTTACCAATAATGCCAGTGGCAGCGCCAAAGAAGCCGCCGACGGCCTCAGAAACGCCGGCGTTGGGGATGGAGGATATGATGTTGAAGTCCAAGACATTCTTGGGCATCAACACCACAGTCCCCTTGATCTTTTGACAAAACTCTTATATTGGAAGAAGCTGCTTGCTTGCGACGATGCAAACGAATGTTTTGTGCTATTTATAGACCAAGTGACAAGTATAAATCAACGACCGAAAGTGTTCTTGTAGTCCTAAAGAGTTCCAAtggtttatttttgaaaaaaatccatATGCTAAACGTGATATCATAAACTTTAAACGAAAGAGGTTAATTTTTTTGAAGTTTTGTCATCATATGTATCGCCTGTTAAATTTCAATCACCTACCTTTCGGTGTGGATTATATATTAATAtccatttatttatcattctaaaAAAATATCCATGTgtttttaaaatacacaaatctTATTATAAGTTAGGTTGATTCACTCTTTTATTACTGCTAGACGTAAGCCTGAAATAATACCCGTGATGATATGAATTTCACCGTCATCTAATCATATCTAGaggaagaaatatatatatatatatatatagaaaagtgAGTTATTGGATGAAgtttcacaccaatctcacactattaaaattatcattgatggctatttgatgactATAAATTACAAAAGTTACTAGCTCCTAGCactcctctatatatatatatataggagattataatatttaaaaaagtacgataaaattaaaaaaatatttttttaataaatattgcttaaaaaaatgttaccaaaatatatataaaaaaaagtgcaACTTTAATATATGGTGAAAACTTAAGTacagttgacttcacgtgaaattgatagcTGAGaactgttagataaaaatttagtcaaatcagtcaaattatctaacggctttcaaatatcaacttcacgtgaaaccAATTGCATTTGAGTTTCTACCTTAATTGGATTTCTACCTTAATTGGGTGGTGATGTCTCTTGCGGCTGTAATAATTGGGTGGCTAAGGGTAGAGGACAAATTTGAATTGGACATGTGAGAACGATTGACTTGAATGTGATAGTGTGACCTTATTAATTAATGACGGTGACTCAGCTAATGATCCACGGTAATATTTTTGGATCTTTAAACAGTAGTTATTAACAAGTTAAACACAGGATTAATCCTTGAGCCAAATCTGTTAATTCCCAACTTTCAAAGTCAGCAAGATTGGACAAATTGGAAGCACGATTGGATAGAGAAGAAATGCAATATTGGAAAAGTAGTAGTGTGAACTATGGAGAATGAACTAGTGTTCCATATGTTCTTGTTAACCTTGTTTCTTCCCTAGCTATATCAAACTCATTAGGCATATGTGAACCTTTAATTTTACTTGTCTTTCAATTGATGGTTTACTCTTTGCTGTTGTTTAGGGTTCAGTGAAGGTCTGTTGCTCATTCAAAGGGGACAATCAATGTAGGGTCTTATTCTATAAAAGTCATGAAGAATTGTGTTTCCTTTGCTCCATGTTCAATGTGCCTCTTGTTTTTGTTCCTCTCGAAGTTCCTGACTCCCTTTGCACCCACTGCGTTTCAATTTTCACCCAAAAACCTGATTATTATAACATATATATTCCTAAcacaaatttatattattatgttaAACTAGGATATTTAATCCCTACGTTTGCACCTGATGTTAACataatatttatacaataatCAGAAATGTTAACGATTTATTTTCTTTAGCGAAAAATGGGAGCTAGGTTAAACATAACATAAATGCAACAAAAATAAGTTATCATCGAATACTCCATAAAAGGTTAGTGgtacaaatattaaaaaatattaagaaatgaGTAATcagaaataatttatttttttggtttataattaagacaatattaagaaaatattataatttaattttgatacaccgtcactataaaatagttttatatgtgcatccaattacgtaataccacattataaaaaataattgttatttttattaaccGTGTGAATGGTCATCTCAAAAAACAGATATGATtatgttatataaaatattttatattgttagtacattaaaattaaacttttttagaTATTTCATAAAAGATCGGTGTAAAATTTCCATGCTTAGTAGAAATAATTGTTtcagagtttaatttttattaactactcttaaaattaatagtcaactatttaatataatttaggaACACtaatttacaatttaaaaatatatactgTACGGTCCCCTATCAACTCGGAGTTTACTGCCATATATCTCGGCCACATCATATAACAAAACTTCTCGCCATACGTCTCGGACACGTCAGTCTGATCAAAGTACACGTATATCTGATACTCCAAGCGCATATACGTTAGCTCTCCAAGAATCTCGGGAAGGCCGAGATTCATTCAAATCAACCGTTACAGCGATCCAAGCTCTAACTCTATAAAAACAAATGCTCACATAAGCAGAGAACACGAATAGAGATACATATCCCAACGAAAAAGAACCACTACTCCGCTTTTCAAAGTCATCTGCtggaattctctctctctctctctctctctctctctctctctctctctctctctctctctctctcaattttatATATTACGGATCTTTTGTTTTATCTTTACACTAACTTGGGCGTCGGAGTCCCTTTTACAGGTACCACGCTCGGGTCCAAGTCTACGAGGAAAATGTCGGTCCCAGTAAAATTACTCAGCGAAGGTAAGCCCAAGACCGAAGTATACCACGGCAATCCCTAGCAAGAACATTTTGGCGCCCACCATGGGGCCGATGTCCATTCCTCCCCACCCGAGGATATAACATTTTTTAGCTCACCCATATCTATTACGCCTTCCTCCCTTTTTGCAGGGAAATAGCTATGACGGACCATTCGGAGACTCAACAAACTCCCCGAACAAACGCCGATCTTGAGGCCGCAAACACTGCACTCCTTCCAGAAAACCAACGGTTGGCCGAGATATTAGCAGCCATGCAAAACGGTGGAGATCAGAAGATTGATAGCAAAAGGACAAACGTTGAACAACATGAGAAGCATTAGTCAGAATCCAACGCTAAGACAGCAGAAACTCCACCCAAGAACGGGAGACGCCGAGCTAACCCATTCTCCGAGGAGATAATGAGTTACAAAATGCCACAGAATTTTACCCTCCCGATGACTTTAACGCCGTACAAAGGGATCGGAGACCCAAAAGTTCATGTCACCAAATTTGAATCCATGATGTTTCTGAACAGTGACTGTGACCCTATTTTATGCCGATCTTTTCCTACTTTTCTAGATGGAGCTGTTTTACTGTGGTTTTCTAACTTGCCTACAGGATCTATAACCAGCTTCGACGAATTCGCCAAGATGTTTATCAATTATTTTGCAGCATCAAAAATTTATGTGAGAGACTCGGATTATCTCAGTACAATCAAACAAGGTCCGCATGAAAGCCTCAAGGATTAAATGACACGGTTCACCACAGCGGCCATGGAAATCCCAGACTTAAACCCAGAAGTACAGTTGCATGCTATCAAAAGTGGCCTGCGACCAGGAAAATTCCAAGAAGCCATAGTTGTGGCCAAGCCGAAGACGTTAGAAGAAATCCGAGATAAGGCCACAGGACAGATCGAGATAGAGGAATTGCGGGAAACACGGAGGAGTGAAAAACTGCCATCACGAAAAGATGATAACAAGCCGAACAGGTCTATTATTAAAGATAATAGAAAATCTTTTAGACTAACTCCAAGATTTGACTCATATACCAGGTTCAATGCAAGAAGAGAGGACATCATAAATGACATATTGCACAACAGACTCATAAAGCCACCAGTAAAAGCAGGAACATATCAAGATCAAAAGTACGTAGACAAAGAAAAGCATTGTGCATTCCACCAGAAGTTCGGTCACACCACGGATGAGTGTGTAGTAGCAAAGGACCTATTGGAGAGACTGGAAAGACAAGGACTGCAAGACAAGTACATCGGCTCAAGGAGCCAGAAGGAAACAGTTGACACGAGTAAACCGAAGCATATCTCGGACCGAAAAGATAAAGGAACATAGCGGAACCCAGTAGAAACCCCAAACTACAAAGGGGTCATAAACTACATATCAGGAGGTTTCGCCGGAGGAGGAATGACAAATGCGGCAAGAAAGCGAAGCTACAGGGCCATGATGGCAATGGAAAAGACGCAGCAAGATTGTTCGGTCCCGAATTCTCCGGCCAACATCAGATTCAGTACATCCGACTTAAAATCACGAGTTCCAAAGCTAGACGACCCAATGGTAATCTCGGTAAACATGGGAGAAATGACAGTGAAAAAGGTGTTACTCGATCCAGAAAGCAGCGCCGATGTCTTGTTCTACTCCACATTCAAGAAAATGCAGCCAAGCGATGAGTCATTACAGCCATCAGGAGGAGAACTAGCAGGCTTTTCAGGCGAAAGAGTACCCATATCAGGATACATCTGGCTGAGAACAACATTAGGAGAACCCCCAAACTCCAAAACACTGGACATTCAGTTCCTAGTGGTCGACTGCGCTAGTCCTTACAATGTCATCTTCGAACGACCATCGTTAAACTCCTTCGGAGCAATTGTTTCCACCATCCATTTGTGTGTCAAGTTTCTCTTGCAGGATGACAGAATAGCAACAGTCCACGCCGATCGTAGGGAGGCCAGACAATGCTACAATGCTAGCTTGAAGATCACAAAGGAAGGCATCCCGAGAATCAATTCGGTATATAACTCGGAGCATATCCCGCAACTAGCCGAGATGGAGACGACCACAGCCACCCTTCACCAACAGACGATCTAGAAAAGGTAAAACTAATTGCAGATAATTAGTGTACTAATATCGGATCGGCTTTTTCTGCAGAGACGAAGCAAAATCTGAAGAACATTCTGAAAGTCAATGCCGACTTGTTCGCTTGGACCCCGGCCAACATGCTAGGAATTGATCCAAACTTTATCTGCCACAAGCTATCAGTCAACCCAAATGCCCGACCTATAAGATAGAAGAAGTGCAATTTGGGAACAGAAAGAAGAAGCGTAGCAGCAATACAAACACAAAAACTTATCAATGCaggtttcataagagaagttcGATTTTCCTCATGGCTAGCAAAAGTGGTCATGGTCAGGAAGAACTCAGgaaaatggcgaatgtgcgtgAACTTCACAGATTTGAACAAGGCATGCCCAAAAGACTCATACCCATTGCCAAATATTCACAGGCTTGTTGACGACACCTCAGGATACAAAGTGCTAAGCTTTATGGACGCTTACTCTGGATATAACCAGATCCAAATGCATCCAAATGACGAAGACAAAACAGCTTTTATAACTGATCAaggtaatttttgttataaagtaATGCCTTTCGGATTAAAAAATACAGGCGCCACTTATCAGAGGCTCATGGATAAAGTATTCAAAAAACAAATAGTAAGGAATATCGAAATTTATGTCGACGACATGGTC includes:
- the LOC112708916 gene encoding uncharacterized protein, with protein sequence MTRFTTAAMEIPDLNPEVQLHAIKSGLRPGKFQEAIVVAKPKTLEEIRDKATGQIEIEELRETRRSEKLPSRKDDNKPNRSIIKDNRKSFRLTPRFDSYTRFNARREDIINDILHNRLIKPPVKAGTYQDQKYVDKEKHCAFHQKFGHTTDECVVAKDLLERLERQGLQDKYIGSRSQKETVDTRGFAGGGMTNAARKRSYRAMMAMEKTQQDCSVPNSPANIRFSTSDLKSRVPKLDDPMVISVNMGEMTVKKVLLDPESSADVLFYSTFKKMQPSDESLQPSGGELAGFSGERVPISGYIWLRTTLGEPPNSKTLDIQFLVVDCASPYNVIFERPSLNSFGAIVSTIHLCVKFLLQDDRIATVHADRREARQCYNASLKITKEGIPRINSVYNSEHIPQLAEMETTTATLHQQTI